The following coding sequences are from one Streptomyces sp. NBC_01232 window:
- a CDS encoding MFS transporter, whose product MSKSVAPRIDVPREAPARASLVLASLIIVAAVANLNLSVANVALPAIGKAFDSSQTSLNLIAVGYSLGLAASVLYLGAVGDRHGRKLLLLLGIALSVPACLLAAYAPNDTVLVAARILGGLSAGMAYPTTLALITALWAGPERTKSIALWSALGGGISLLGPVIAGALLERFYWGSVFLVTLPLAVVALVMALLFVPAHANESAEPVDNLGGILSVLLIAGLVLAINFAAVPGQGALVVGLVVIALAAGAAFFWRQRRAPNPLYDLHIAGRRTFWVAACAGIIVYGSMMGSAFISQQYLQNVLAYNPVEAGAAILPLVVMIVLVAPRSAKLVETRGARTTLLIGYTFLFLAFAWMLLFWGEDSSYWQIGFAYVLIGIGAGFAGTPASHSLTGSVPVRRAGMASGTADLQRDLGGAVMQSIMGVLLTAGYASAFSAAIAASPESKDVSDQVQSELTKSFASAGQVAQQHPQYTDQIVAAARQSFLHGDDWAYTVGLAAIALGALLIFFMFPHRDAERELLRRYYTEDSVSAATGRPSGPGA is encoded by the coding sequence ATGTCGAAAAGCGTCGCGCCTCGCATCGACGTTCCGCGTGAGGCCCCGGCGCGGGCATCGCTCGTTCTGGCGTCCCTGATCATCGTTGCCGCAGTGGCCAACTTGAACCTGTCGGTGGCCAACGTAGCGCTGCCCGCGATCGGGAAGGCCTTCGACTCCTCCCAGACCTCGCTGAACCTGATCGCCGTGGGGTACTCCCTCGGTCTGGCCGCATCCGTGCTCTATCTGGGTGCGGTCGGCGACCGTCACGGGCGCAAGCTGCTGCTGCTCCTCGGCATCGCTCTGTCCGTCCCCGCCTGCCTGCTCGCCGCGTACGCGCCGAACGACACCGTCCTCGTGGCAGCCCGGATCCTCGGCGGGCTCTCAGCCGGCATGGCCTACCCGACCACCCTGGCGCTGATCACCGCCCTGTGGGCGGGGCCGGAGCGGACGAAGTCGATCGCGCTGTGGTCGGCCCTGGGCGGCGGCATCTCCCTGCTAGGGCCGGTGATCGCGGGCGCGCTGCTCGAACGCTTCTACTGGGGGTCGGTGTTCCTGGTCACCCTGCCCCTCGCCGTGGTCGCGCTGGTCATGGCCCTGCTGTTCGTCCCCGCACACGCCAACGAGTCAGCCGAACCGGTGGACAACCTCGGCGGCATCCTGTCCGTCCTCCTGATCGCGGGACTGGTGCTGGCGATCAATTTCGCCGCCGTCCCCGGCCAAGGGGCACTGGTCGTCGGCCTCGTCGTGATCGCCCTGGCTGCCGGAGCCGCGTTCTTCTGGCGCCAGCGCCGGGCTCCCAACCCGTTGTACGACCTCCACATCGCCGGCCGGCGCACGTTCTGGGTCGCCGCATGCGCGGGAATCATCGTGTACGGCTCCATGATGGGGTCGGCGTTCATCAGCCAGCAGTACCTGCAGAACGTGCTCGCGTACAACCCCGTCGAAGCCGGCGCCGCCATCCTCCCCCTCGTCGTGATGATCGTGCTCGTGGCACCACGGTCCGCGAAGCTGGTCGAGACACGCGGCGCCCGCACGACCCTGCTGATCGGTTACACGTTCCTCTTCCTCGCCTTCGCATGGATGCTGCTGTTCTGGGGCGAGGACAGCAGCTACTGGCAGATCGGCTTCGCCTACGTGCTCATCGGAATCGGCGCCGGCTTCGCAGGGACGCCCGCATCCCACTCGCTGACCGGATCGGTGCCCGTGCGACGGGCCGGCATGGCCTCAGGCACCGCCGACCTGCAACGGGACCTCGGCGGGGCCGTCATGCAGTCCATCATGGGCGTGCTCCTCACCGCTGGCTACGCCTCGGCCTTCAGCGCGGCGATCGCCGCTTCCCCCGAGAGCAAGGACGTGTCGGACCAGGTCCAGAGCGAGCTGACGAAGTCGTTCGCCTCCGCCGGGCAGGTCGCCCAGCAGCACCCCCAGTACACCGACCAGATCGTCGCGGCAGCACGTCAGTCGTTCCTCCACGGCGACGACTGGGCGTACACCGTCGGCCTGGCCGCGATCGCCCTGGGTGCGCTGCTGATCTTCTTCATGTTCCCGCACCGGGACGCCGAGCGGGAACTCCTACGGCGCTACTACACCGAGGACTCCGTCTCCGCCGCCACCGGGAGGCCGAGCGGCCCGGGAGCCTGA
- a CDS encoding DUF6461 domain-containing protein, which translates to MGDGIQWLVDQDEWQHGVVFARGIDPEELAVRMGGAPGSVMSPITETEAWGIVLDLATDDDDVVRVGACGGWSFAVEYGMGDGSRRLAEISRNGVEAVHLDPSPDHPPAMFSYARDGADICSFGIGEEVWRWGEQPDLLLPQLIAAGVVDPRGEYARPEGESYRDRDRHTLALIESRFGLALPRNAVMGRLPAFLIH; encoded by the coding sequence ATGGGTGACGGCATTCAGTGGCTCGTGGATCAGGACGAGTGGCAGCACGGCGTGGTCTTCGCGCGGGGCATCGACCCGGAGGAACTGGCCGTACGGATGGGTGGCGCGCCGGGATCCGTCATGTCACCGATCACCGAAACAGAGGCCTGGGGCATAGTCCTGGACCTGGCGACGGACGACGATGATGTGGTGCGGGTCGGTGCGTGCGGCGGCTGGTCCTTCGCCGTTGAGTACGGGATGGGCGACGGGAGCCGGAGGCTGGCCGAGATCTCCCGGAACGGAGTGGAGGCCGTGCACCTGGACCCCTCCCCGGACCATCCGCCGGCGATGTTCTCCTACGCCAGGGACGGCGCGGACATCTGCAGTTTCGGAATCGGCGAAGAAGTCTGGCGATGGGGTGAGCAGCCGGACCTTCTGCTGCCTCAGCTGATAGCGGCCGGTGTGGTGGATCCGCGTGGTGAGTACGCACGACCGGAAGGCGAGTCCTACCGTGACCGCGACCGCCACACGCTGGCTCTCATAGAGAGCCGATTCGGTCTCGCCCTGCCCCGCAACGCAGTAATGGGACGCCTGCCCGCCTTCCTCATCCACTGA
- a CDS encoding DUF4232 domain-containing protein, whose translation MRGQGRTKQIGAVAVAGALTLAWVLVGCDSVMEAIGESLPTGRAEPCPEGGVRLAEGEGNAAMGLRVADFQLVNCGSAAYLLEGYPEIRLLDGEDRPLQVDIGHGTNGVTSSAADEDAPPRRVTLQPGQAATTGLLWRNLVTDSSVPAVEGRVLELVPKPGAPRLTLRLSAPVDLGDTGKLGLSAWSALAR comes from the coding sequence ATGCGTGGACAGGGGCGGACGAAGCAGATCGGTGCGGTGGCGGTGGCGGGCGCCCTGACGCTGGCGTGGGTGCTGGTGGGGTGCGACTCGGTCATGGAGGCGATCGGGGAATCGCTGCCGACGGGTAGGGCGGAGCCCTGCCCGGAGGGCGGGGTGCGGCTGGCCGAGGGTGAGGGGAACGCGGCGATGGGGCTGCGGGTGGCCGACTTCCAGCTGGTCAACTGCGGTTCGGCGGCGTACCTGCTGGAGGGCTACCCGGAGATCCGGTTGCTGGACGGGGAGGACCGGCCCCTCCAGGTGGACATCGGGCACGGGACGAACGGCGTGACCTCGTCCGCCGCCGACGAGGACGCGCCGCCGCGGCGAGTGACCCTCCAGCCGGGCCAGGCCGCCACGACGGGCCTACTGTGGCGCAACCTGGTCACCGACTCGTCCGTGCCCGCCGTCGAAGGGCGGGTGCTGGAGCTCGTCCCCAAGCCGGGCGCGCCCCGGCTGACGCTGCGGCTGAGCGCGCCCGTGGACCTGGGCGACACCGGCAAGCTGGGGCTGAGCGCCTGGTCGGCGCTCGCGCGCTGA
- a CDS encoding RICIN domain-containing protein: MTSGHQAFRRHQARVTGQSAAGGIPATALTVQDLQHRPHRAASGDDPYTAALHNQNSGKFLEIADRSTANGAPARQWTCTGGANRSWFSPADC; the protein is encoded by the coding sequence ATGACGTCCGGGCATCAAGCCTTCCGAAGGCACCAAGCCCGGGTCACGGGCCAATCGGCGGCTGGTGGCATACCTGCCACAGCTCTCACAGTCCAAGACCTCCAGCACCGACCTCATCGGGCGGCTTCCGGCGATGACCCGTACACGGCAGCGCTGCACAACCAGAACTCCGGGAAGTTCCTGGAGATCGCGGACCGGAGCACGGCCAATGGTGCGCCGGCCCGCCAGTGGACGTGCACAGGCGGAGCGAACCGGAGCTGGTTCTCACCCGCGGACTGCTGA
- a CDS encoding DJ-1/PfpI family protein — protein sequence MQVAVVTFDGFNELDSFIASALINRCRKDGLEAFITTPVPVITSMNGVEVTGQRPMEFVTEADVVLIGSGVKTRDVVADDRLLAMLRLEPSRQLIGSQCSGALVLARLGLLAGMPASTDMTSRPYVEACNVTVLDTPFHAEGNIATAGGCLASQYLAAWVITRTLGEDAARSAIGYAAPVGEVHETVGRVMGALHAGEVALS from the coding sequence ATGCAGGTAGCCGTGGTCACCTTCGACGGGTTCAACGAGCTTGACAGTTTCATCGCCTCAGCGTTGATCAACCGGTGTCGCAAAGACGGCCTGGAGGCCTTCATCACCACACCTGTGCCCGTGATCACGTCGATGAACGGAGTCGAGGTGACCGGGCAGCGTCCGATGGAGTTCGTCACCGAGGCTGACGTTGTGCTGATCGGCAGCGGGGTGAAGACGCGCGACGTGGTCGCCGATGACCGTCTGCTCGCCATGCTGCGGCTCGAGCCGTCGCGGCAGCTGATCGGTTCTCAGTGCTCCGGCGCGCTGGTACTTGCACGACTCGGGTTGCTGGCTGGGATGCCGGCCAGTACGGATATGACGAGCCGGCCCTATGTCGAGGCCTGCAATGTCACTGTGCTGGACACACCGTTCCATGCGGAGGGGAACATCGCTACGGCAGGCGGCTGCCTGGCATCGCAGTATCTTGCCGCGTGGGTGATCACCCGGACGCTCGGGGAGGATGCCGCGCGCAGCGCTATCGGCTACGCGGCTCCGGTCGGCGAAGTCCATGAGACTGTCGGGCGCGTGATGGGTGCCCTCCACGCAGGCGAGGTCGCACTGAGCTGA
- a CDS encoding lamin tail domain-containing protein, translating to MSSASSSVRRIAATALAAGAIVSAAALPAAAHDGDRHHQRPRVEISRVQADSPGREDRSNRSLNSEWVEITNTTRNPISLRGWTLRDSDGNRYRFDNIRIGGRNTIRIHTGNGRDTRTDLFQDRRDYVWDNRSDTATLRDDRGRTVDTETWGRRR from the coding sequence ATGTCTTCTGCTTCTTCCTCCGTACGCCGTATCGCCGCCACCGCCCTGGCGGCCGGCGCGATCGTTTCGGCCGCGGCGCTGCCGGCGGCCGCACATGACGGCGACCGCCACCACCAGCGGCCGCGGGTGGAGATCAGCCGCGTCCAGGCCGACAGCCCCGGACGCGAGGACCGCTCCAACCGCTCCCTGAACAGCGAGTGGGTGGAGATCACCAACACCACCCGCAACCCGATCAGCCTCCGCGGCTGGACCCTGCGCGACAGCGACGGCAACCGCTACCGCTTCGACAACATCCGCATCGGCGGCCGTAACACCATCCGTATCCACACCGGTAACGGCCGCGACACCCGCACCGACCTCTTCCAGGACCGCCGCGACTACGTCTGGGACAACCGCTCCGACACCGCCACCCTCCGCGACGACCGCGGCCGCACCGTCGACACCGAAACCTGGGGCCGCCGCCGCTAG
- a CDS encoding 2OG-Fe dioxygenase family protein → MARIREVFEALPPDPYAPGTNRFRRYSHAVYLPWKDELSWIPGTPDPVHGTVTDFSQGEDDPEYPRTRRVLPDIPEALRGNTLLLRLLRWDIEQVLSLKNLGRRPLWAGVHLIRLGVGRPGQEAVSNPNCLHQDGGSASTFTFAHLISRTNVTGGQNVIATPGSAGLQPEDPWADIHADFTLTDPLDGYAVHDHRVSHYVGPVRAGSEPGPGERSILIVGLAPYVPQL, encoded by the coding sequence TTGGCCAGGATCCGGGAGGTCTTCGAGGCTCTGCCGCCCGACCCGTACGCGCCCGGGACGAATCGGTTCCGCCGGTACTCCCATGCCGTGTACCTGCCGTGGAAGGACGAGCTGTCCTGGATTCCCGGAACCCCCGACCCCGTACACGGTACGGTCACCGACTTCTCCCAGGGCGAGGACGACCCTGAGTATCCGCGGACGCGGCGCGTGCTCCCCGACATTCCCGAGGCGCTGCGCGGCAATACTCTGCTGTTGCGACTCCTGCGCTGGGACATCGAGCAGGTCCTGTCGCTGAAGAATCTGGGGAGACGGCCGCTGTGGGCCGGTGTCCACCTGATCAGGCTCGGCGTCGGCCGTCCCGGCCAGGAGGCCGTTTCCAACCCGAACTGCTTGCACCAGGACGGTGGCTCGGCCAGCACGTTCACTTTCGCCCACCTGATCAGCCGTACCAACGTCACCGGCGGGCAGAACGTCATCGCCACACCAGGCAGCGCAGGCCTCCAGCCCGAGGACCCGTGGGCGGACATCCACGCCGACTTCACCCTCACCGACCCACTGGATGGCTACGCCGTCCACGACCACAGAGTCAGCCACTACGTCGGCCCGGTCCGCGCGGGGTCCGAGCCGGGGCCGGGCGAACGGTCCATCCTCATCGTCGGCCTCGCCCCGTACGTTCCGCAGCTGTGA
- a CDS encoding SulP family inorganic anion transporter translates to MRWRGLRPDWLGDPKVWRTEVLAGLVVALALIPEAISFSIIAGVDPAVGLFASFTMAVVISIVGGRRAMISAATGAVALVIAPLNREHGFGYLVAAVILAGVFQIALGALGVAKLMRFVPRSVMVGFVNSLAILIFMTQVPEMTNVPWPVYPLIAAGLALMVFFPKVTTVIPAPLVSIAILTVITVAAGIAVPTVGAKGSLPSSLPVPGLPDVPFTMDTLTTIAPYAFAMALVGLMESLMTAKLVDEITDTHSSKTRESVGQGIANIVTGFFGGMGGCAMIGQTMINVKVSGARTRLSTFLAGAFLMVLCIVFGPVVSDIPMAALVAVMVMVCFATFDWHSIAPKTLKRMPAGEITVMVITVVCVVVTHNLAIGVVVGSVTAMVIFAKRVAHLAEVTATTTPDGSSVRYTVAGEMFFASSNDLVGQFNYAGDPDKVVIDLSQAHIWDASSVAALDAIETRYAKRGKTVEITGLNDPSADLHGKLTGELTSH, encoded by the coding sequence ATGCGGTGGCGTGGTCTGCGCCCGGACTGGCTGGGCGACCCGAAGGTCTGGCGCACCGAAGTGCTGGCCGGCTTGGTGGTCGCGCTCGCGCTGATCCCGGAGGCGATCTCGTTCTCGATCATCGCCGGTGTCGACCCGGCGGTCGGCCTGTTCGCCTCGTTCACGATGGCCGTGGTCATCTCGATCGTCGGCGGCCGACGAGCCATGATCTCCGCGGCCACCGGCGCGGTCGCACTGGTGATCGCGCCGCTGAACCGCGAGCACGGCTTCGGCTACCTGGTCGCCGCGGTCATCCTGGCCGGCGTCTTCCAGATCGCGCTCGGCGCGCTCGGGGTGGCGAAGCTGATGCGGTTCGTCCCCCGCTCGGTGATGGTCGGCTTCGTCAACTCCCTCGCCATCCTGATCTTCATGACCCAGGTCCCCGAGATGACGAACGTCCCGTGGCCGGTCTATCCGCTGATCGCGGCCGGCCTCGCGCTGATGGTGTTCTTCCCCAAGGTCACCACCGTGATCCCGGCCCCGCTGGTCTCCATCGCCATCCTCACCGTGATCACCGTCGCGGCCGGGATCGCGGTACCGACCGTCGGCGCCAAGGGCTCCCTGCCCTCCTCCCTCCCGGTCCCAGGCCTGCCGGACGTGCCGTTCACGATGGACACCCTGACCACCATCGCCCCCTACGCGTTCGCGATGGCGCTGGTCGGCCTGATGGAGTCGCTTATGACGGCCAAGCTCGTCGACGAGATCACCGACACCCACTCCTCCAAGACCCGCGAGTCCGTCGGCCAGGGCATCGCCAACATCGTCACCGGCTTCTTCGGCGGCATGGGCGGCTGCGCCATGATCGGCCAGACCATGATCAACGTGAAGGTCTCCGGCGCCCGCACCCGCCTCTCCACGTTCCTGGCGGGCGCGTTCCTGATGGTGCTGTGCATCGTCTTCGGCCCGGTCGTCTCCGACATCCCCATGGCCGCACTCGTCGCCGTCATGGTCATGGTGTGCTTCGCGACGTTCGACTGGCACTCCATCGCCCCCAAGACCCTAAAGCGCATGCCGGCCGGGGAAATCACGGTCATGGTCATCACCGTCGTCTGCGTGGTCGTCACCCACAACCTCGCCATCGGCGTCGTCGTCGGCTCCGTCACCGCGATGGTCATCTTTGCCAAGCGCGTCGCCCACCTCGCGGAAGTCACCGCCACCACCACCCCCGACGGCAGCAGCGTCCGGTACACCGTGGCCGGCGAGATGTTCTTCGCCTCCTCCAACGACCTCGTCGGCCAGTTCAACTACGCCGGCGACCCCGACAAGGTCGTCATCGACCTGTCCCAAGCCCACATCTGGGACGCCTCCTCCGTCGCCGCCCTGGACGCCATCGAGACCAGGTACGCCAAGCGCGGCAAGACCGTGGAAATCACCGGCCTGAACGACCCCAGCGCCGATCTCCACGGCAAGCTCACCGGTGAACTGACCAGCCACTGA
- a CDS encoding MerR family transcriptional regulator: MDDKHMQIGEVAARTELSLRTIRHYEETGLVAPSARSQGGFRLYTETDVARLMVIRRMKPLGFTLDQIRDLLDATDRLDDEPGPDAGEREALLGRVRAYEQAATEQVDKLRIQLARAEDFAETLRTRLHQAAPAGS; encoded by the coding sequence GTGGACGACAAGCACATGCAGATCGGCGAAGTCGCCGCGCGGACGGAGCTGTCTCTGCGCACCATCCGCCACTATGAGGAGACCGGCCTGGTCGCTCCTTCGGCCCGCTCGCAGGGCGGCTTCCGCCTCTACACCGAGACCGACGTCGCCCGCCTCATGGTCATCCGTCGTATGAAGCCGCTCGGCTTCACCCTCGACCAGATACGCGACCTCCTGGACGCCACCGACCGCCTCGATGACGAGCCCGGCCCCGATGCCGGCGAGCGCGAGGCCCTGCTGGGCCGCGTGCGCGCGTACGAGCAGGCCGCCACCGAGCAGGTCGACAAACTCCGCATCCAGCTGGCCCGCGCCGAGGACTTCGCCGAAACGCTCCGTACGCGCCTGCACCAGGCCGCACCGGCCGGGTCCTGA
- a CDS encoding CsbD family protein yields MSGEQKTEAKTEQAKGKLKETAGRLTGNERLTAEGRAEQTKGDAREAKEKVKDVFKA; encoded by the coding sequence GTGTCTGGTGAGCAGAAGACCGAGGCGAAGACCGAGCAGGCCAAGGGCAAGCTCAAGGAGACCGCTGGCCGCCTGACGGGCAACGAGCGGCTGACCGCCGAGGGCCGTGCGGAGCAGACCAAGGGCGATGCCCGCGAGGCCAAGGAGAAGGTCAAGGACGTCTTCAAGGCCTGA
- a CDS encoding DUF2267 domain-containing protein: MYDQPRANPAQTAMTFDQMLERVRYEGAYPTRERAEDAVRTVLAALGRQLVGDERVDLAQALPVEAALTLTAQIPDTEHLTGWGFVKDLAVRTGATPAVARWDTGAVLAVVARLAGPDLLARILHQLPGGYALLFGQAELRRPEPAAA; the protein is encoded by the coding sequence ATGTACGACCAGCCTCGAGCGAACCCGGCCCAGACCGCTATGACGTTCGACCAGATGCTGGAACGCGTGCGCTACGAAGGCGCCTACCCCACCCGCGAACGCGCCGAGGACGCCGTCCGCACCGTCCTCGCCGCCCTCGGCCGGCAGCTCGTCGGAGACGAACGCGTCGACCTCGCCCAAGCCCTGCCCGTCGAAGCCGCCCTCACCCTGACCGCCCAGATCCCCGACACCGAACACCTCACCGGCTGGGGCTTCGTCAAGGACCTCGCCGTACGCACCGGCGCCACCCCGGCCGTCGCCCGCTGGGACACCGGCGCCGTACTCGCCGTCGTCGCCCGCCTCGCCGGACCCGACCTCCTCGCACGGATCCTGCACCAGCTCCCCGGCGGCTACGCCCTCCTCTTCGGGCAGGCAGAACTGCGCCGGCCTGAGCCTGCTGCCGCCTGA
- a CDS encoding DUF2267 domain-containing protein: MPMRREAFLEHVQERGEYRTREEAERVARVVLALLGAHLVGTVRAELAARLPETYALILLNPLQAAEPLAPERFVRATAAWIEGATEKTALWDIGAVLSTVAAAAGDVLIREALLQLPPGYDLLFGHPQPT, encoded by the coding sequence ATGCCGATGCGCCGGGAGGCGTTCCTGGAGCACGTCCAGGAACGCGGCGAGTACCGGACTCGGGAGGAAGCCGAACGCGTGGCCCGCGTCGTCCTCGCCCTGCTGGGCGCGCACCTGGTCGGCACCGTGCGGGCCGAGCTCGCCGCACGCCTCCCCGAGACCTACGCCCTGATCCTCCTCAACCCCCTGCAGGCCGCAGAGCCGCTCGCCCCCGAACGCTTCGTCCGCGCGACCGCGGCCTGGATCGAAGGCGCCACCGAGAAGACGGCCCTGTGGGACATCGGCGCGGTCCTGTCCACGGTGGCTGCAGCTGCCGGAGACGTCCTCATCCGCGAAGCACTGCTCCAGCTCCCGCCCGGCTACGACCTCCTCTTCGGCCACCCCCAGCCCACCTGA